In the Anastrepha obliqua isolate idAnaObli1 chromosome 1, idAnaObli1_1.0, whole genome shotgun sequence genome, one interval contains:
- the LOC129237151 gene encoding uncharacterized protein LOC129237151: protein MNIYVGASAAALPVRSGNRSGVYDAQPASKPPGVERLANAKAAAAALRLQLPLLCWSRGVFLVHSTSCMLSDKLTNLVNCGKCCSFGRTHSLYLRLCATFITFYSMSCM from the exons CATTTATGTTGGCGCGTCAGCAGCGGCACTACCAGTTCGATCGGGTAATCGATCAGGCGTTTACGACGCCCAGCCAGCAAGTAAGCCGCCTGGGGTTGAGCGACTGGCTAACGCTAAGGCGGCTGCGGCGGCGCTGCGACTACAACTGCCGCTGCTTTGCTGGTCCCGAGGCGTCTTTTTGGTGCACT CAACAAGCTGCATGCTGTCAGACAAGTTAACAAATCTGGTCAATTGCGGTAAATGTTGCAGTTTCGGTAG AACACATTCATTATATTTGCGGCTTTGTGCCACATTCATTACATTTTACTCAATGAGCTGCATGTGA